Proteins from a single region of Puntigrus tetrazona isolate hp1 chromosome 2, ASM1883169v1, whole genome shotgun sequence:
- the LOC122360967 gene encoding CD48 antigen-like isoform X3, with protein sequence MSANYLLVLLLFPLIFKTGLSAEISVFVRMGSSVEMDIQIQELPEFDDLSWRNEKSEIIVKYTNETKRVKLHPSYKDRVDFNDKTFSLTLKNMQKTDSGLYIARVSGITETDIVTYRVSVIDAVEAPVLTVNSKVSINDSCSVNFTCSAQEFMINSTYQNNRCSPEEVTSQINTLILNCSEESITCNHSNPVSWKEVRMSIKELCINNENDSSQVQIGSPFLWPVVGSVAVFVLICFLAFLYIKCKKDNAATQQ encoded by the exons atgtCAGCAAATTACCTACTCGTTTTACTTCTGTTTCCTCTGATCTTcaaaacag gGTTGAGTGCTGAGATCTCAGTGTTTGTGCGGATGGGAAGTTCTGTTGAAATGGATATACAGATACAAGAGTTACCAGAGTTTGATGATTTATCCTGGAGAAATGAAAAATCAGAGATAATAgtgaaatatacaaatgaaactaaaagagTAAAACTTCACCCTTCTTACAAGGACAGAGTGGATTTCAATGATAAAACCTTCTCTCTGACACTGAAGAACATGCAGAAGACAGACAGTGGACTCTACATAGCAAGAGTGAGTGGAATAACAGAGACTGATATTGTTACATACAGAGTATCTGTTATAG ATGCTGTGGAGGCTCCCGTCCTGACTGTGAACTCAAAAGTGTCCATCAATGACTCCTGTTCTGTGAACTTCACATGCAGCGCTCAAGAGTTCATGATTAACTCCACCTATCAGAACAACAGATGCTCTCcagaggaagtgacatcacagATCAACACTCTCATCCTGAACTGCAGTGAGGAATCAATCACATGTAACCATAGCAACCCTGTCAGCTGGAAAGAAGTCAGAATGAGCATCAAAGAACTCTGCATTAATAACG AGAATGACTCAAGTCAAGTGCAGATTGGGTCACCTTTCCTGTGGCCGGTAGTTGGTTCGGTGGCGGTGTTcgttttgatatgttttttaGCCTTTCTGTACATCAAGTGTAAAAAAG ACAATGCAGCAACTCAACAGTGA
- the LOC122327409 gene encoding CD48 antigen-like → MDFRLLLIFVLSTHITVFSAEISVFVQTGNSVELCIQTLPEFDDLSWRKEKSEIIVRYTKETKRVKFYSSYKDRVDFNDKTFSLTLKNMQETDSGLYTARASGASDNDIVTYRVSVIDSVEAPVLTVNSSWFSPDPCSFMCKGGNIIISSIFNSSSCSPEEVTSLDNYTLRLNCSGDSIVCNYSNPVSWKTNIKKANELCTANQKRRLAKEASLQLLWLILLLPIFVGLLALVIKKKEGAQQKEQTVYVKLT, encoded by the exons ATGGACTTTAGGCTGCTGCTGATCTTTGTTCTTTCTACGCACATTACAG TGTTCAGTGCTGAGATCTCAGTGTTTGTGCAGACGGGAAATTCTGTTGAACTGTGTATACAGACACTTCCAGAGTTTGATGATTTATcctggagaaaagaaaaatcagagATAATAGTTAGATATACAAAAGAAACTAAAAGAGTAAAATTTTACTCTTCCTACAAGGACAGAGTGGATTTCAATGATAAAACCTTCTCTCTGACACTGAAGAACATGCAGGAGACAGACAGTGGACTCTACACAGCAAGAGCGAGTGGAGCTTCAGACAATGATATTGTTACATACAGAGTATCTGTTATAG ATTCAGTGGAAGCTCCAGTCCTGACCGTAAACTCGAGCTGGTTCAGCCCTGACCCCTGTAGCTTTATGTGCAAAGGGGGCAACATTATTATCAGCTCCATCTTTAATAGTAGCAGCTGTTCTCCAGAGGAAGTGACATCGTTGGATAACTACACTCTAAGACTGAACTGCAGCGGTGACTCCATCGTGTGTAACTATAGCAACCCAGTGAGCTGGAAGACTAACATAAAGAAAGCCAATGAACTCTGCACTGCCAATCAAA AAAGACGACTAGCTAAAGAAGCGTCGTTGCAGCTCCTTTGGTTAATTCTCCTGTTACCaatttttgttggtttgttggCGTTGgtcataaagaaaaaagaag GTGCCCAGCAGAAAGAACAAACAGTCTATGTGAAGTTAACGTAA
- the LOC122328481 gene encoding NACHT, LRR and PYD domains-containing protein 1 homolog, producing MTHSLTENMAAKILSMCHTCPSLHNIGFQVEYSERYSELNVCSSISLTRVTDSISTVDIQLACDDSMIEISPSFISFTSPCSDIPKVDGRELFETLDILKGLQEGCEEHEELVGDLMSTLLSVPGLQKVRLKISSLTENWVKRIRSLTESCPSLQEIRYECTESGGLLLEEVERILQSSQMDSDCRIIITGMKHSKAMDGRTEIMMDTSRSSSACDEKVKVTFCRNSLTRLFTIDDIETEDTNEDEPEMYKS from the exons ATGACACACAGCCTGACTGAGAACATGGCTGCAAAGATCCTCTCCATGTGTCACACATGTCCCAGTCTCCATAACATCGG TTTTCAGGTGGAGTACAGTGAGAGATACAGTGAGCTCAATGTGTGTTCATCTATCAGCCTCACCAGAGTCACAGACTCTAT CTCGACAGTTGACATCCAGTTGGCCTGTGATGATAGCATGATTGAAATATCTCcatcattcatttcattcacatcACCATGTTCAGACATCCCTAAAGTGGATGGACGGGAACTCTTTGAAACTCTTGACATCCTTAAAGGTTTACAAGAAGG GTGTGAAGAGCATGAAGAGCTTGTGGGAGATTTGATGTCCACCTTGCTCTCCGTTCCGGGTCTGCAGAAGGTCAGACTCAAGATCAGCAGTCTAACGGAGAACTGGGTGAAGAGGATTCGGTCCTTAACTGAAAGCTGTCCCAGTCTTCAGGAGATCAG ATATGAATGCACAGAAAGTGGAGGCTTGTTATTAGAGGAGGTCGAGAGGATTCTTCAGAGCTCTCAGATGGATTCAGATTGTAGGATAATTATTACAGG GATGAAGCACAGTAAAGCCATGGATGGGCGGACTGAAATTATGATGGACACATCCAGATCATCATCAGCCTGTGATGAGAAAGTGAAGGTCACTTTCTGCAGGAACTCTCTCACAAGACTATTTACAATAGATGACATTGAGACAGAAGATACCAATGAGGATGAGCCtgaaatgtataaatcatag
- the LOC122360967 gene encoding CD48 antigen-like isoform X1: protein MSANYLLVLLLFPLIFKTGLSAEISVFVRMGSSVEMDIQIQELPEFDDLSWRNEKSEIIVKYTNETKRVKLHPSYKDRVDFNDKTFSLTLKNMQKTDSGLYIARVSGITETDIVTYRVSVIDAVEAPVLTVNSKVSINDSCSVNFTCSAQEFMINSTYQNNRCSPEEVTSQINTLILNCSEESITCNHSNPVSWKEVRMSIKELCINNENDSSQVQIGSPFLWPVVGSVAVFVLICFLAFLYIKCKKGDQEQVGGDSTLYAQVETMQQLNSDCHTYDSPERVQVQPQEKLRIKQTRSTAK, encoded by the exons atgtCAGCAAATTACCTACTCGTTTTACTTCTGTTTCCTCTGATCTTcaaaacag gGTTGAGTGCTGAGATCTCAGTGTTTGTGCGGATGGGAAGTTCTGTTGAAATGGATATACAGATACAAGAGTTACCAGAGTTTGATGATTTATCCTGGAGAAATGAAAAATCAGAGATAATAgtgaaatatacaaatgaaactaaaagagTAAAACTTCACCCTTCTTACAAGGACAGAGTGGATTTCAATGATAAAACCTTCTCTCTGACACTGAAGAACATGCAGAAGACAGACAGTGGACTCTACATAGCAAGAGTGAGTGGAATAACAGAGACTGATATTGTTACATACAGAGTATCTGTTATAG ATGCTGTGGAGGCTCCCGTCCTGACTGTGAACTCAAAAGTGTCCATCAATGACTCCTGTTCTGTGAACTTCACATGCAGCGCTCAAGAGTTCATGATTAACTCCACCTATCAGAACAACAGATGCTCTCcagaggaagtgacatcacagATCAACACTCTCATCCTGAACTGCAGTGAGGAATCAATCACATGTAACCATAGCAACCCTGTCAGCTGGAAAGAAGTCAGAATGAGCATCAAAGAACTCTGCATTAATAACG AGAATGACTCAAGTCAAGTGCAGATTGGGTCACCTTTCCTGTGGCCGGTAGTTGGTTCGGTGGCGGTGTTcgttttgatatgttttttaGCCTTTCTGTACATCAAGTGTAAAAAAG GTGACCAGGAGCAGGTAGGGGGAGATAGTACACTGTATGCTCAAGTTGAG ACAATGCAGCAACTCAACAGTGACTGCCATACATATGATAGTCCAGAAAGG GTTCAAGTCCAGCCACAAGAAAAACTGAGGATAAAACAAACACGTTCTACTGCAAAGTAG
- the LOC122360967 gene encoding CD48 antigen-like isoform X2, whose translation MSANYLLVLLLFPLIFKTGLSAEISVFVRMGSSVEMDIQIQELPEFDDLSWRNEKSEIIVKYTNETKRVKLHPSYKDRVDFNDKTFSLTLKNMQKTDSGLYIARVSGITETDIVTYRVSVIDAVEAPVLTVNSKVSINDSCSVNFTCSAQEFMINSTYQNNRCSPEEVTSQINTLILNCSEESITCNHSNPVSWKEVRMSIKELCINNENDSSQVQIGSPFLWPVVGSVAVFVLICFLAFLYIKCKKGDQEQVGGDSTLYAQVEVQVQPQEKLRIKQTRSTAK comes from the exons atgtCAGCAAATTACCTACTCGTTTTACTTCTGTTTCCTCTGATCTTcaaaacag gGTTGAGTGCTGAGATCTCAGTGTTTGTGCGGATGGGAAGTTCTGTTGAAATGGATATACAGATACAAGAGTTACCAGAGTTTGATGATTTATCCTGGAGAAATGAAAAATCAGAGATAATAgtgaaatatacaaatgaaactaaaagagTAAAACTTCACCCTTCTTACAAGGACAGAGTGGATTTCAATGATAAAACCTTCTCTCTGACACTGAAGAACATGCAGAAGACAGACAGTGGACTCTACATAGCAAGAGTGAGTGGAATAACAGAGACTGATATTGTTACATACAGAGTATCTGTTATAG ATGCTGTGGAGGCTCCCGTCCTGACTGTGAACTCAAAAGTGTCCATCAATGACTCCTGTTCTGTGAACTTCACATGCAGCGCTCAAGAGTTCATGATTAACTCCACCTATCAGAACAACAGATGCTCTCcagaggaagtgacatcacagATCAACACTCTCATCCTGAACTGCAGTGAGGAATCAATCACATGTAACCATAGCAACCCTGTCAGCTGGAAAGAAGTCAGAATGAGCATCAAAGAACTCTGCATTAATAACG AGAATGACTCAAGTCAAGTGCAGATTGGGTCACCTTTCCTGTGGCCGGTAGTTGGTTCGGTGGCGGTGTTcgttttgatatgttttttaGCCTTTCTGTACATCAAGTGTAAAAAAG GTGACCAGGAGCAGGTAGGGGGAGATAGTACACTGTATGCTCAAGTTGAG GTTCAAGTCCAGCCACAAGAAAAACTGAGGATAAAACAAACACGTTCTACTGCAAAGTAG